A window of Coregonus clupeaformis isolate EN_2021a chromosome 28, ASM2061545v1, whole genome shotgun sequence contains these coding sequences:
- the LOC121542825 gene encoding uncharacterized protein LOC121542825 isoform X2, producing the protein MEGPPVVEAGTKSVMESLTQPVETVEQAVETEEQPIESAAPEEWELDQPKDAQKETHRDDVAAGDRKNIPPKKNRMEPLKMDMSRPPKMVMPLTSSQISLQCLECHIIFSDQKSKERHLKQSHPAQYEQCILGGALFTCYVCDRHFTNSSDLMLHQRAHTEKQPFKCPICGEAFSRSSELTLHKKVHFGQHGYTCSDCGKPCKTLTLLNYHRRTHTGERPYVCKECGKRFSMSKALQKHALAHSLEGMVGEVGGITPLTKAQLKKNSGTAAVKFPCSMCKATFKTAKTRLHHMKHKHSPCVTAPSSSSTLAGQQVKPGQHIITQAPMGQPTFLHMETLGPHQQVYNIDTEQIRKLIESLGNVRKVNQVVILGQVPPHGQPLALQWLQGMREHLQPRFTQPQFIELKKTWGGEAEHSGLTQTHEGEMIPQQLLGQTGQTVEEENNMIQTVSMEQVFCHSEIVELGKTTEQSKTVVLEVTPSLIPTLELEQTQTDQQGLMSASSLPTILFEQTSGQNQMVQEGNMSVPSLIPTVELTLTPFKTDQQDELSTSSLVPTVKFAQTPPGQTSQVGETAIQMETLQLDQIHSNIGQTQQIGIGGQGSVEKPLLENTECEQHHILEKPCEGKKQTAQEQLQTLIDKSASNNALNSREIQPRTQMSEIFSPPLETKKTPQSSQLPVHMMSVQEFVKVRTRKQPNNSIMQGNMQQQTVELKEKPTKRPRAKKACLVVKFGPKEKEKPKNRKKLPQPSKLLQKGDQIQDVNQMSLTTQPDKKLPLKKVGQEKKVKKKNGISKSKIKSPSIFCDSHVQQVLQVEEQVQQVKLRKKKVKKQKYVINETHSAQISSEQISEQEVIAPPKPKKKKQQKIRQEDQPKKTKGQKRSKTGRKKNKPNMEASPISEDMPDPEIKQQSLLLLKGHKQPQLKVYKLDASKAPQGQTDPQQDQDTHPIHKKKGPKSKQLKMLAAGGNRKVGRPKKSHTALSMLAPLKATPHSSDTSPTKPKTSRKRKAPKVETEGIISGSHSRRALECKDCGERFSDVSSLQEHKAALHAVESPGLTYTNGNIFEGVSGSDLGQPPLKVTEEVIENSLSQNTFGMQVASDWDIEVEMRERGLGERGERVSFPALNPSPSLPLAAALVEGGQKEREKNMDNTAEGMESFSHMAPNSTLFYSPPQVQFPYLSKSDKVQPLLSESLSPPHLTPIAPLHSCHQTEDTKSESQGNMNDTSETLIPTVSGSEHLGPIEDEIKEELLLEVDLVTVGDGDQNEGEHQSSPHEDSSQNEGSSLHDNNSTHALPTHAQIENVNRTVTTQNAQTESCPSDPLEIKQEEEEIMVQRREEEKREVGRKNYTRGRRRGVGRVRRGSATRKSLEGEGMREMEPEKETDECRVVYQLYSLTNDTEIKDEADVTLHPGQSSPISLQTEIRSISEQNTQTAPCPSRSCIPLLEEDPEDQVVFELESVTTSVVEVLKTEDGMVMKGVAGDQDNRDTGQSPGIILERFLTSRQREAAVGENGVVLMADLRGQEVKVEENTSDLVPVPHTSHARHTVEQRGVRMYLVKQENNLVLNDPQVSHGQSQLNVEQSSARQCIFYPVKEEESELLEEPSQSEQGVPVLVVPGESRLNHPVEDLSITNPAVEEYEVNRRAAKLGTEINEYGEGDLDFEQQDTEELVDFLLQNSDEVESGVVECCDPQPDPEAVLMACYHDSQNHASLHSNEIPNNLPTTKSQADSGSTGGSQTGTGYMKPIDYFSKYFGWDTWAEIARCTNKVSHLSNPVTAKEVAQFVGIHIAMGTLKFPSLKLYWQDFTRVPLVADTMSASRFSQLSCKLQLASPAPAGDPMDTHEAGHSGNPDRPKEGDTTCNTLRALHTPANSTVGTIEAELDGSGHTLTSGHSQIQALSSKSVSAKSTTQTSTIPHSNWQRCGDITSSQDCFSFKTDPLWKVRPLLDHVRAGCLMLRREGDHGVDQYPLPLTCRAVNNKRPSLHSTVLVGSDSLILDFNLSLDLSIKEATVEKMVPREGMVYLCKQELSTPAMLEHLLGSGVHGAGKVGGAKGQMGDEFVSSDGRLMLHRYHLGFILSTVGKAQQNMASLVDSFEKAQKAASLNRDLINLYHSPLSTSAPTSWPQAVLWYLTDLALVNSWMQYRQDHVPLPEPLNLMAFRLEVSKALVLSSGSDTQDSAPPHPPQKLHAPGTAPDPGLLQESPLPDVATRYDGSGHWPEQLGDREGGRCRFGGCERMSRVQCLKCCVFLCISRNHNCFLNFHSQGSF; encoded by the exons ATGGAGGGACCTCCAGTAGTGGAGGCAGGAACCAAGTCGGTCATGGAGAGCTTGACACAGCCAGTGGAGACAGTTGAACAAGCAGTAGAAACCGAGGAACAACCAATAG AGTCTGCTGCTCCTGAAGAGTGGGAACTGGACCAACCTAAGGATGCACAGAAGGAGACTCATAGGGATGACGTGGCCGCTGGTGACAGAAAAAATATTCCCCCCAAGAAGAACAGAATGGAGCCACTCAAGATGGACATGTCCAGGCCACCAAAAATGGTGATGCCTCTCACAT cttCCCAGATCTCTCTGCAGTGCCTGGAGTGTCACATCATCTTCAGTGACCAGAAGAGCAAAGAGCGCCACCTCAAGCAGAGCCACCCGGCACAGTACGAGCAGTGCATTCTGGGGGGTGCCCTGTTTACCTGCTACGTCTGCGACCGCCACTTCACCAACTCCAGTGACCTCATGCTTCACCAGCGTGCACACACGGAAAAGCAGCCCTTCAAGTGCCCCATCTGTGGTGAGGCCTTCAGCCGCTCCTCTGAGCTCACCCTCCATAAGAAGGTTCACTTCGGCCAGCACGGATACACCTGTTCAGACTGTGGAAAACCCTGCAAGACACTCACCTTACTGAATTATCACCGCCGCACGCACACAGGGGAGAGGCCCTATGTGTGTAAGGAGTGTGGCAAGAGGTTTAGCATGTCCAAGGCCCTCCAGAAACACGCACTAGCGCATTCGCTGGAAGGAATGGTAGGAGAAGTTGGAGGGATCACACCACTGACTAAGGCACAGCTAAAGAAGAATAGTG GCACTGCAGCGGTAAAATTCCCCTGCTCCATGTGCAAGGCAACCTTCAAGACTGCCAAGACACGGCTGCATCACATGAAACACAAGCACAGCCCGTGTGTTACAGcacccagcagcagcagcacactaGCTGGCCAACAGGTGAAGCCAGGTCAGCACATCATAACCCAGGCTCCTATGGGCCAGCCAACCTTTCTCCACATGGAAACCCTTGGGCCCCACCAGCAGGTGTACAACATAGACACTGAACAAATCCGGAAACTAATAGAATCTTTGGGGAACGTGCGCAAAGTGAACCAGGTGGTGATACTGGGACAGGTGCCGCCACACGGTCAACCATTGGCTCTACAGTGGCTACAGGGAATGAGAGAGCATTTGCAACCTCGTTTTACTCAACCACAGTTTATAGAGCTGAAAAAGACTTGGGGTGGAGAAGCTGAGCATTCTGGATTAACACAAACACATGAAGGAGAGATGATTCCTCAGCAGTTACTTGGACAGACTGGTCAGACAGTTGAAGAAGAGAACAATATGATTCAGACTGTATCAATGGAACAGGTGTTCTGTCACAGTGAAATAGTTGAGCTGGGGAAAACAACTGAACAAAGTAAAACGGTTGTGTTGGAAGTCACTCCCTCACTGATACCAACTCTGGAGTTGGAACAGACTCAAACTGATCAACAGGGACTTATGTCTGCTTCCTCACTACCAACAATTCTATTTGAACAGACTTCTGGACAGAATCAAATGGTTCAGGAGGGAAATATGTCTGTCCCGTCACTCATACCAACAGTTGAGTTAACGCTGACGCCATTTAAAACTGATCAGCAGGACGAACTCTCCACTTCCTCATTGGTACCAACAGTTAAGTTTGCACAAACTCCTCCTGGACAAACAAGCCAGGTAGGAGAGACAGCCATACAGATGGAAACATTACAGTTAGATCAGATCCATTCCAATATTGGACAGACACAACAGATAGGAATAGGAGGGCAAGGATCAGTTGAGAAACCTCTTCTAGAAAACACAGAGTGTGAGCAGCACCACATTTTGGAAAAGCCTTGCGAAGGAAAGAAACAGACAGCACAAGAGCAGTTGCAAACACTGATTGATAAGTCTGCTTCTAACAACGCACTAAACAGCAGAGAAATACAACCTCGCACTCAGATGTCAGAAATATTCTCTCCGCCATTAGAGACAAAAAAGACGCCACAGAGTTCACAACTGCCTGTGCATATGATGTCAGTGCAAGAATTTGTTAAAGTGAGGACGAGAAAGCAGCCAAATAACTCTATAATGCAAGGAAATATGCAACAACAGACAGTTGAGTTGAAAGAGAAGCCTACCAAACGACCAAGAGCAAAGAAAGCTTGTCTTGTCGTGAAGTTTGGTCCTAAAGAGAAAGAGAAGCCTAAAAATCGGAAGAAGCTTCCACAACCATCTAAGCTGCTTCAGAAAGGAGACCAGATTCAGGACGTGAACCAAATGTCTCTCACAACTCAACCTGACAAAAAATTGCCCTTAAAAAAGGTTGGTCAAGAAAAAAAGGTCAAGAAAAAAAACGGTATTTCCAAGTCAAAAATAAAATCCCCATCTATATTTTGTGACTCACATGTGCAGCAAGTCTTGCAGGTAGAAGAGCAGGTGCAGCAAGTGAAGCTGAGGAAGAAGAAAGTAAAAAAGCAAAAATATGTCATTAATGAGACTCATTCTGCGCAGATTAGCTCTGAGCAGATTAGCGAGCAAGAGGTGATAGCTCCACCCAAGCCAAAAAAGAAAAAGCAGCAGAAGATACGACAGGAGGACCAGCCTAAGAAAACAAAGGGCCAAAAGCGATCAAAAACGGGGAGAAAGAAAAATAAACCGAATATGGAAGCAAGCCCAATATCAGAAGATATGCCCGACCCTGAAATAAAGCAACAGTCCCTACTCCTACTGAAGGGTCACAAACAGCCCCAATTAAAAGTTTACAAATTAGATGCCTCAAAAGCCCCCCAAGGGCAAACAGATCCCCAGCAAGACCAAGACACCCATCCCATCCATAAGAAGAAAGGGCCAAAAAGCAAACAACTGAAAATGCTAGCTGCTGGAGGGAATAGAAAAGTAGGGAGGCCCAAAAAGAGCCACACAGCACTCTCTATGTTGGCTCCTTTAAAGGCTACACCTCATTCTTCTGACACATCTCCGACCAAGCCAAAGACCAGCAGGAAACGTAAGGCCCCAAAAGTGGAGACTGAGGGGATCATCAGCGGCTCTCATTCCCGGCGAGCCCTTGAATGTAAGGACTGTGGAGAGAGGTTCTCTGACGTCTCGTCCCTCCAGGAGCACAAGGCAGCCCTGCATGCAGTGGAGAGCCCTGGTCTCACCTACACTAACGGCAACATCTTTGAGGGCGTTTCTGGGTCAGATCTAGGCCAGCCTCCACTAAAAGTGACTGAAGAGGTCATTGAGAATTCATTGAGTCAAAATACGTTTGGAATGCAGGTAGCATCTGACTGGGATATAGAggtggagatgagagagagagggttgggagaaagaggggagcgaGTCTCATTCCCAGCCCTAAAcccttccccctctctgcctctggcTGCTGCGCTTGTTGAAGGTGGACAGAAGGAAAGGGAGAAGAACATGGATAACACTGCAGAGGGGATGGAATCATTTTCTCATATGGCCCCAAATTCAACTCTATTTTACTCCCCTCCACAAGTTCAATTCCCTTATCTGTCCAAATCTGACAAGGTCCAACCCCTTCTGTCCGAGAGTCTTTCTCCTCCTCACCTCACACCCATAGCCCCCCTCCACAGCTGTCACCAAACAGAGGACACTAAGTCAGAGAGTCAGGGCAATATGAATGACACTTCTGAGACTCTCATACCTACTGTTTCTGGATCTGAGCACCTAGGGCCTATTGAGGATGAAATTAAAGAGGAGTTACTACTTGAGGTGGATTTGGTCACTGTTGGGGATGGGGACCAAAATGAGGGGGAACACCAGAGCTCACCTCATGAAGACAGTTCACAAAATGAGGGATCCAGCCTTCATGACAACAACAGCACTCATGCACTACCTACACATGCTCAGATTGAAAATGTGAATAGAACTGTAACAACCCAAAATGCACAGACCGAATCCTGcccctctgacccactggagatcaagcaagaagaggaggagattatggtgcagaggagagaagaggaaaagaGGGAAGTGGGCAGAAAGAATTACACCAGGGGCAGGAGAAGAGGAGTTGGACGTGTGAGGAGAGGTTCAGCCACAAGGAAGAGTCTAGAAGGAGAGGGCATGAGAGAAATGGAACCAGAGAAAGAAACTGATGAATGTCGAGTAGTCTACCAgctgtattcactcactaacgaTACTGAAATCAAGGATGAAGCAGACGTCACTCTCCATCCTGGTCAGTCATCTCCCATCAGTTTACAGACCGAGATCAGATCTATCTCTGAGCAAAACACGCAAACAGCTCCATGTCCATCTAGatcctgcatcccactgctagAGGAGGACCCTGAGGACCAGGTAGTGTTTGAGCTAGAGTCAGTCACCACcagtgtggtggaggtgttgaaGACAGAAGATGGGATGGTGATGAAGGGAGTAGCAGGGGACCAGGATAACAGAGACACTGGCCAATCCCCAGGCATCATACTGGAGAGGTTCCTCACCtcaaggcagagagaggcagcagTAGGGGAGAATGGAGTGGTGCTCATGGCAGACTTGAGAGGTCAGGAAGTCAAGGTGGAGGAGAACACCTCAGATTTGGTTCCCGTGCCACACACCTCTCATGCCAGACATACAGTGGAGCAGAGGGGGGTCAGGATGTATCTGGTGAAGCAAGAAAACAACCTGGTTTTGAATGACCCCCAGGTTAGTCATGGTCAATCCCAATTGAATGTGGAGCAGAGCAGTGCCAGGCAGTGCATATTCTACccagtgaaggaggaggagagtgagctTCTAGAGGAGCCATCTCAAAGTGAGCAGGGGGTACCAGTGCTGGTGGTGCCTGGAGAGTCCAGACTCAACCATCCAGTGGAGGATCTATCCATTACCAACCCTGCAGTAGAGGAGTATGAGGTGAACAGGAGAGCAGCAAAGTTGGGAACTGAGATCAATGAGTATGGAGAAG GTGACCTGGACTTTGAGCAGCAGGACACTGAGGAGCTTGTTGATTTCCTACTTCAGAATTCTGACGAAGTGGAGTCAGGGGTTGTTGAATGTTGTGACCCGCAGCCTGACCCTGAGGCTGTACTTATGGCCTGTTACCATGACAGCCAAAACCATGCCTCACTACATTCAAATGAAATACCAAACAA CTTGCCAACCACAAAAAGCCAGGCTGATTCAGGATCTACGGGAGGGTCCCAGACAGGAACTGGCTACATGAAACCCATTGATTACTTCTCCAAGTATTTTGGTTGGGACACTTGGGCAGAGATTGCCCGGTGCACAAATAAAGTGTCCCATCTATCGAACCCAGTGACAGCAAAAGAGGTGGCCCAGTTTGTCGGAATCCACATTGCCATGGGAACATTGAAG ttccCCAGTCTCAAGCTGTACTGGCAGGACTTCACCAGGGTGCCTCTGGTTGCTGACACCATGTCTGCCTCCCGCTTCTCCCAGCTCTCCTGCAAACTGCAACTGGCATCTCCAGCGCCAGCAGGGGATCCCATGGACACCCACGAAGCTGGACACAGTGGTAATCCAGACAGGCCTAAGGAGGGAGACACCACATGCAACACACTCCGAGCTTTACACACCCCAGCTAATTCTACAGTTGGCACAATTGAAGCTGAACTGGATGGCAGTGGCCACACACTTACAAGCGGCCACAGTCAAATACAAGCTCTTAGCTCTAAGTCTGTGTCTGCAAAATCCACAACACAGACGTCCACAATCCCTCACAGCAATTGGCAGAGGTGTGGGGACATAACATCCAGCCAGGACTGTTTTAGTTTTAAAACTGACCCCCTTTGGAAGGTTAGACCGTTACTGGACCACGTTCGGGCCGGATGCCTGATGCTGAGACGAGAGGGTGACCATGGAGTCGATCAATACCCTCTCCCTTTGACGTGTAGAGCGGTCAACAACAAGCGGCCCTCCTTGCACAGCACTGTCTTAGTTGGATCGGACAGTCTGATCCTAGATTTCAACCTTAGTCTGGATCTCTCCATTAAAGAGGCCACTGTTGAGAAAATGGTGCCCAGAGAAGGGATGGTGTATCTCTGCAAGCAGGAGCTCTCTACCCCTGCCATGTTGGAGCACCTCCTAGGGTCTGGGGTTCACGGTGCGGGCAAGGTGGGAGGAGCCAAAGGACAGATGGGTGATGAGTTTGTTAGCTCTGACGGGCGGCTGATGCTACACAGGTACCATCTCGGCTTCATCCTCTCTACTGTAGGGAAGGCCCAGCAGAACATGGCATCTCTCGTCGACAGCTTTGAGAAGGCCCAAAAGGCAGCCAGCCTCAATAGAGACTTAATAAATCTCTACCATTCCCCACTCTCAACCTCCGCACCAACTAGCTGGCCACAGGCTGTTCTGTGGTACCTTACAGATCTGGCTCTGGTAAACTCATGGATGCAGTACAGGCAGGATCATGTTCCTCTGCCTGAGCCTCTGAACCTCATGGCATTCAGGCTAGAGGTCTCCAAGGCCTTGGTCCTCTCCAGTGGCTCAGACACCCAGGACTCAGCCCCTCCGCACCCCCCTCAGAAATTACACGCCCCGGGCACAGCCCCAGATCCTGGCCTGTTACAGGAGAGTCCTCTCCCTGATGTGGCCACGAGGTATGACGGTTCGGGCCACTGGCCTGAGCAGCTTGGGGACAGAGAAGGTGGCAGGTGCCGCTTCGGAGGCTGTGAGCGAATGTCTCGAGTACAATGCCTCAAGTGTTGCGTGTTTCTCTGCATCTCTCGTAACCACAACTGCTTCTTGAATTTCCACAGTCAAGGGAGTTTTTGA